A stretch of DNA from Bacillus sp. NP157:
AAAGCGGTGGTAGCCGAGCCCCGCCATGAGCGACACCCAAGTATCGGCTACCTCGCGTTGCCCGATCCCGGGGCGCGCCGGCGCCGGTGAGTAGCCGAAGCCTGGCAACGACGGCACGACCACGGTGAATGCGTCGGCAGGGTCCGCACCGTGCGCGCCCGGGTCAGCAAGGAGCGAGGTGAGCCTGCCCATCTCCACGAACGAGCCGGGCCAGCCGTGCGTGATCACGATGGGCATCGGCGCGGGGCCCTTTCCCTGTGCATGCACGAGGTGGACATGCATGCCGTCCACATCCGCGATGAACTGCGGCTGTGCATTCAGGCGCCTTTCCGCCGCCCGCCAGTCGAACCGGTGCAGCCAATCATCGAGGACGCGATCCAGCGTCGCCGGATCACATCCCTCGTCCCAACCGATCGCATCCATCACCGGCGGAAGTCTCGTACGCGCGAGGCGATCCCGTAGATCGACGAGGTCGGCTTCGGGAATGTCTATCTGGAACGGCTGGATATCCATGGCTCATCTTGCACGAAGCTTCGCGGGCGCGCAGTGAAGGCGTCGCAGCGAACGTGCATCAGGCCGACGAGGCGGCTTCAGCAAGCTCCTGCGTGTCGATGTATTCGCGGATGTGGGTGACCTTGCCATCGCGGACCCGCATCGAGAACACCCAGTGGTCTTCGAACGGTTTGTTCGTCGCCTTGACCTTCCCTTTGGCGACGCCGATGACCATCACGCGATCGCCTTCGGCGACGTACTCGGCGGCCTCTGGCGACGTCGTCTCCATCGTTTCCGACTCGGTCTTGAGCAGATGGGCAACGCCCGCATGCCCGCGATGCGTGCCAGCCAGTGGCCAGTCCTTGCCCGGGATGATCCATTCGATATCCGCGGCGCACAGGTCCAGTAGCCCTTGCTTATCGCCACGCCCCACGGCCGCGAAGAAATCCTTCACGACCTGGACATTCGTCTTCTCGCTCATGGATGCGTCTCCGTCATTCGATTCGGTGGTCAGAGTTGCGCGAGGCCGCCGTCGACGGCCAGCTCGCTCGCGGTCATGAAGCTGCTGTCCGACGAAGCAAGGAAGGCTGCCGCCGCACCGATTTCCGAGGGATCGGCCATGCGCTGTAGCGGCGTCATGGACGCGAACACCTTCTGCCCTTCTTCGCCCAACGCGGCCTTGGCGAGCTCCGTTGCGGTCGCGCCGGGCGACAGCACGTTGACCCGGATGCCCGTGCCCTTCAGGTCTTCCGCCCAGGTCCGCGCGAGGTTGCGCACGGCGGCCTTGCTCGCGCTGTAGGCGCTCATACCCGGCGCGCCGGTGGTACCCGCGCTGGATCCGGTCAGGATGATCGAGCCGCCCTCACCCATCAGCGGCAGCGCCTTCTGTACGGTGAAGATCGCGCCCTTCACATTGGTATCGAAGGTTTCGTCGATGTGCTCGGCGGTGATCTTGCCCAGCGCAAGCTGGGTGCCTGCCCCCGCGTTGGCGAAGACGATATCGAGCGTGCCGCGTTCGGCCTTCACCGCCGCGTAGAGGCGATCCAGGTCGGCCGGGTCCGAGACCGAACCCTTTACCGCGCGGGCATTCGGACCCAGTTCGGCAAGGGCGGCATCGAGTGCATCCTGGCGACGGCCGTATATGAAAACGAAGGCGCCTTCTTCGATAAAGCGCCTGGCGGCCGCAAGGCCGATGCCGGTGGCGCCGCCGGTAATCACGGCGGTCTTTCCGTTCAATCGCGTCATGTCGTGTGTCCTCATAGCGTGGTGCAAGCAGGTAGTTGCTCGCTTGAGGACAAGAATGGCGACCTGATAACCTTCGGACAAGTATGCACTTTTAGGTAAGTATCAAATGACGACGCCTCCTGAAATCTGCGACACCGGCTGTGGCCTAAATGCCACGCTCCGCGTCATCTCCGGGAAGTGGAAGCCGCTGATCCTGTTCTTCCTGCGCGATGGCTCGAAGCGTTACGGTGAGCTCAAGCGGCTTGTCGGTGGCGTGAGCGACAAGGTGCTGATCCAGCAATTGAAGGACCTGGAAGCCGACCAGGTGCTCGCGCGAACCAGCTATAACGAAGTGCCGCCGCGCGTCGATTATTCCCTGACACCGTTGGGCCGGAGTCTCGCCGAAGCGATCCTGCCGCTGTGCGCCTGGGGTACCGCGAATGCCGCGGAAATGGCCCGCATCTTCGCCGGCCGCGACGCGCAGTCGTAGCGGGCGACGCGATCACACCGACATGGCATCCTGCCCCTTACGATGCCCCGAGACACTCGGACCAAGGAAACTACCAATGAATAAGCTGGCCAACGGGTTCCTGCTCGCCGCACTGCTGACAAGCGTCGCCCATGCACAGACCAACGCAGGCGACCAGAAATCCGATACCGAGCTTCCCTTCAAGATGACCAAGGTGGCTGACTTCGAGTTGCCCTGGCGCATCGCCTTCCTCCCCGATGGCCGCATGCTGGTAACCGAGAAGGTCGGCCGCGTGGACCTCGTGACGCAGGATGGCAAGAAGACCGAACTGAAGGGCGTGCCGGCCAGCTATTACGAAGGCCAGAACGGCATGCTCGGCGTCTTCCTCTCGCCGCATTACGCGACGGACCACTACGTCTACCTCACCTATGTCGCCCCCGGCGACTACGGCGGCGGCCTGGCCATGGGCCGGGGCAAATTGGTGGTGGACGGCGGCGAGCCGCGCATCGACGACTTCCAGGTGCTGTGGCGCCAGTTGCCCACGGGCAAGGGTGGCCAGGCCGGCGCGCAGATCGCGTTCTCGCCGGACGGCAAATACCTGTTCCTCACCGTGGGCGATCGCCAGCGATTCACCCCGGCGCAGGACCCCAACCAGCCGGAAGGCAAGATCCTGCGACTGACGCTGGACGGCAAGCCCGCACCGGGCAATCCGTGGGCCGGCAAGGTCGGCGCGCGCACCATCCCGCTGATCGATCCCGCCGCCAACACCGAGGCAGCGAAGACCGCGCCGGTCGTGAGCACGTACACCTTCCCCGGTGCCAACCTCACGCCGTCGGAAACCTGGTCGACCGGTCACCGCACGCCTTATGGCCTCGCGTTCGCTCCCGATGGGCAGCTGTGGGAACTCGAGCATGGTCCGCGCGGCGGCGACGAACTCAACCTGATCCAGCGTGGCAAGAACTATGGCTGGCCGCTGGTTTCCTACGGCGTCAACTACGACGGCGTGCCGATCCCGAGCACGGACACGCGGCCGGACCTGGTCAAGCCGGTGATCTACTGGGTGCCGGTGATCGCGCCGGGTAGCCTCATGTTCTACACCGGCAGCATGTTCCCCGAGTGGAAGGGCAGCGCGCTGATCAGCGGCCTGGTCAGCCAGGGCATCATTCGCGTGACCGTGGACGGCAAGGGTGGCGCCACGGCCGTGAACCGCTGGAGCCTGGGCAAGCGCATCCGCGACATCGAACAGGCGCCCGATGGATCGGTGTGGATTATCGAGGATGCAAAGTCCGGTGGTTTGTTCCGGCTGACGCCGAAATAAGAGCCGACGCTGGACGAACACGTCGCCGCCGAACCGGACCGTTTGGTGGCGACGCGTCGAGCTCGACGCATCGCGACCAAAGTCTATCTCCCCCAGGCCTTCGCAAGGTTCGCCTGGATCACCGGGATCAACGCCTCGTCCATCGACATGGCCTCGATACAGCGCCTGAGATAAGCGTCGTCCGCAACCATCGCAGCGCTTCTGTCCCAAGACTTCCGAACGGACGTGCCATAGGCGGCGGTGGCTTTGTCGACGGACTCGCCCCGTACCTGCCCCCATGCATCGATCATCATCGCAAGGTCGATGACGTCGCGACTCATCGTCGAACGATCAGCACCACGGTCGGCATTGGCGAGCAGCTTTTCAGCGAAAGAATCAACGCGTGTGAGGACCGGGACACCCTCGATGTCGAGCACACTCGGCTCGAACGCGATGCGCGCTTCCCGGACAAGTTCGAAACGAATGGTCGCTCCGTCGACATCGAGAAACGTGGAGATCTTGTCACGGTCGGTTCGAACGTCGCGGACATGCCGGACGGGTTTCCTCAGACGCTTGCCCGGACTTGGGCGATTCGCTGGTGATGGAGACGCTCAAACATGAAGGACTCCATTGCCATAGCGGTCGACGAGGAGCTTCAGCAGAGCGCGTTCGGCATCGTCCATCGCATCGCGATCGACCAGGTCCCAATTCCGCTCATAAAGCGCGAGCGCTTCGGGCTCGGCAATGGTCCGCTTGCCAGGACGGTTCCAGGCCAACCGTCGCAGTTGCGGAAACGCATCGATGGCGACCATGGGTTGGGCAACGGCGGGAACGAGGTTCAGCGCGCGCATCACCGCGGCATACGTTCCCATCGCCACGGACGGCCTGCCCTGCTCGACTTCGATCAGCTTTTGCCTGCCAACGCCCGCCGCCCTGGCGACCTCGGCCTGCGTGCGGCCCAGCCGGGCGCGCTCGGCCCGGATGGCTTGCCCGAGATCGTGCAGGGGATCTGGATGGAGGGTGTGAGCTTGCATGTCTCGAATATACGACATTTACGCCAAATGTCACGTTTACGAGACATGCGCGGTCACGCTGGGGCACGGGCGCGTCGCCGGATTGCATGACAACGAGGCTCACTCCCTGGTCGATAGCCGCGTCCGCGGGCCTCAACTGCCCGGCGTCAGCCCCGCAGAAATGGCCCCGGCATATCCAGCCGAGAGGCTCCCGCCGTTGTAGGTTTTGCCTGCGACGTCGTCGTAGAGCCAGAGGAAGGCGCCGGTGACACCGCACTGCCCTTCCCATCCGGAAATGGTCGTCTGCGCCGACGGCACCGACACGCCACCCGACACCGTCGTGTCGGCGATGCCGGGATAGACCGGCACGCCGCCGAAGTTCCAGCCCGAGCATGGGTTGTTGCCGGAGCCACCCGAGTAGGCCTGCAGGTGCACGCCATCGATGGTGCCCGCCCGCTGCTGGTTGACCTGTGACACGACGCCGGTCCAGTACGATGCGTTGGTGTAGGCATCCGGCATCACGTGGTAGCCGAGCTTGCCGAGCATGACCGAGAAACTCACCGTCGATGCGGTGTCGTAGCTGTTCTCGTCATCCAGGTCGATGGCATCGATCGAAGGAATCGCGGCCTTCAGTGCCTGGAAGTTCCGGTACAGGATGCCCTGCGCGCCGACGCCGCCGTTGGCACCCGTGTCGTTCGCCAGCGCCTTGATGTGCTGGAAATCGCCCACGTTGGACGAGCCGATGCTGAAGGTGATCCGTTTGACGCCGGCCGATTTCAGACTGGCCAGCGTGTTGGCAAAGCCCGGATAGGTCTGGTCGCCGACGTAGCTGCCATTCGACACGATCGGAAACTCGCCGTTGATGTTCAGGTCGCCATTGGACGCGACTTCGACGCTCCAGACGATCACTTCATCGAAGCCGGATTGACTGAGTTCAGGCAGAGCGGCCGACGGATTCTTGTAGATCGGGCCGCCCGTGAAGATGCCGACGTAGCCAGTGGATGCTGCGAAGGACGCCTGGCTTCCGAGCAACCCCGTCGCCACAAGGGCAAGGGCCATCAGTGACTTCGCGCGGAGCGGTCGAATCGAATTGCGCATGTCGCGGTTCTCCATCGTGGTGAGGGCAGCTCGGATGCGATATCGCAACCATGCTGGCTACCGCGACCACGACGTGCCGTGACCTGTTCGGCAAAACGGGCGTGAAGAGACGCCTTCACTTTCTTGCGGTTCGCCACGCCAGTGCATCACCGGCGTTGCATCCACCGACGCCACACGACGCGTCGAGTTGCCTGCGATTGGCAAACCACAGGCCCAGTGACCCAGACGAAATGGCGCCAAGGATCAGGAAAGCGCCTTCGTAGCCAATCGACTCAGCGATGACGCCACCCAGCGCAGGACTGAGCGCCGCACCGATCCCTTGCATCGTCATCACCGCACCCTGCGCGACATTGACGCGCCCCGTACCCTGCATCAGCTTCGCCACCAGCGCCGGTACCGCGACGCTCTGCAAGCCGGCGCCGATGCCGTCCAGCGCCTGCACGGGATAGACACCCCACCGATTGATGAAAAGCGCGGCAAGCAGTCCTCGCACGGGCAGCGCGATGAACGTGACGAGGATGATCCACCAATAGCCCGTGCTGCGGATCATGCGCATGGCGACGAGCGAGGCCACCACCATCACCAGCTGCGCCACGACGATGGTCAGCGCCGTGAACGCGCTGGGCTCGCCCTGGTGCGCGGCGACCACGGCCAGGCCATACAGCGGCAGCATCGCCGCGTTGCCAAGATGGAACAGCGCCAGTGCACCGGATAGAAGCAGCAACGGACGGCATGTCAGCAGGATCGAAAAGCCCGATGGCGCTTCGTCCCCGGCATCGTGTGCTTCGAGTCCACGCGCGGCGCGATGGTCGATCGCATCGCCGGGGATAAGCAACACCGACACCACCGCGAGCACGCCGAACACCGCGGCCACGAGGAACACACCGCCGAAACCGAACTTCCAGCCGATATAGCCGGAGACGCTCGCCCCGACCACGTTGCCCGCGTGGTTCGCGACTTGGTTGCGGCCGAACTGATGGGTGAAGCCCCTCGCCCGGGTCATGCCCAGCGTCATGCCGGCGATGGCCGGCCCAAGCAACGCACCGGCGACCGCGGTCGCCACCTGGGACAGCACCACCATCGAAAAGGAGTGCGCATACCAGACGACGCACGAGGCGATGACGGTGCAGATGCACGAGACGACGATGGCCAGGCGTTTGTGCCGGGTGGCATCGATGACGGCGCCCGCAGGCGCGGTGACAAGCAGGCCTGCGACGCCGCCGATCGTCATTACCGTACCGATGGCCCCGGTCCGCCAGCCGATCGACTGCAGGAACACGCCAAGGAAGGGCCCGATCCCTGCCTGCACGTCGGCAACGAAGAAGTTCAACGCCTCCAGCGAGCGATGGCCCCTCACAAGGGGCTGGCGATCGCTGCCTGCGTGGGGAGACGCTTTGGACATGATGCCGACTCTTGGGAATGGTCGATCCTAGGTCGGCAGATTGCACGCGTTTGTGAAGGCTGGGGGATTGCATGGCTTCACGTGGACCAGAACCCCGTCGTGATGCCATGGCGCGCCAAGCCGAGCGCGCCCCGGCGCTTTTTCCCAAAAGGAAACCGCATGACCGACCTTGCCCCTCTCTTCACGCCCTTCCGTGCCGGTGACATCGAGCTGGCCAATCGCATCGTCATGGCGCCGCTGACCCGCGACCGTGCCGGTCCCGGCATGGTGCCCCGCCCGATCGCCGCCGAGTATTACGGCCAGCGAGCCGAGGCCGGCCTGATCGTCACCGAGGCGACGCAGATATCGCCGCAGGGCCAGGGCTATCTCGACACGCCGGGCATCCATAGCGCGGCGCAGGTGGCGGGCTGGAAGAACGTGACTGACGCGGTGCATAAGCGTGGCGGCAAGATCGTGCTGCAGCTGTGGCACGTGGGCCGCATCTCGCACACCTCATTGCAGGAAGGCGGCAAGGCACCGGTTGCACCGTCGGCCATCCGCGCGAAGAGCCGCACGATGACGGCCAAGGGCTTCGAGGCGACGTCGGAACCACGCGCGCTGGGCGCGGATGAAATCCCGCTGATTGCGCACGCCTACGCCCGCGCCACCGAACTCGCGCTGGATGCCGGCTTCGATGGCGTGGAAGTCCACGCAGCGAACGGCTACCTCATCGATCAGTTTCTCCGCGACAGGACCAACCAGCGCACCGATGCATGGGGTGGCAGCATCACCAACCGCCTTCGCTTCCTGCGCCTCGTGCTCGACAAGGTCATCGGTGTCGCGGGTGCGGGCCGGACTGGCATCCGGATTTCCCCGACCACGCCATCGAACGACATCGCCGACTCGCAACCTTGGCCGCTGTTCAGCGCCGTCGTCGACGAGCTACGCACGCGGCAGCTTGCCTATGTGCACGTGATCGAAGGCGAAACCCAGGGCGACCGCAACGTCGTTCCCTTCGACTACGAAGCGCTCCGCACGCGCTACGCCGGCAACTGGATGGTGAACAACGGCTACAACGGCGGCATGGCGGCCGATGCAGTCAGGAATGGCCTTGCCGATCTCGTGGCGTTCGGGCGTGACTTCATCAGCAATCCGGATCTCGTCACGCGCCTGCGCAACGGTTATCCGCTCGCGCCATCCAACCGCGATACGTATTACGGCGGCGGTGCCGAGGGATACACGGACTATCCGGCCTACGGCGCGAAGTGATTGACGCCGAGGGGTGTCAGACCGGTGCGCGTCGGCCGAGCTAGTCGGTCACGCCCACGATCACCGAACCTGCGTCGAAGATTGCGACGACGGCCATGCCATCCCGCAGGCCGAGGTCTTCGGCACTGTCCCTGGTGATGATCGACGCCAGGGTCGCACCGCCCTCGATCGACACCGTCACTTCGGTGTTCACGGCACCCGGGGTGACGCGGGCCACGGTGCCCGGTAGCTGGTTGGAGGCCGACAGGCTCCCCTGCCCAGGCAACCCGAGGATAACCCAGCTCGCCTTGATGAGCGCCACCACGGGGCGCCCAGGCACCAGGCCGAGATGATCGGTGCTGTCCCGGGTCACGGTGGCGACCAGTCGAGCGCCGCCCGTGGTGCGAATGGCCACGCTGTCGTTCACCGCCCCCTGCTGGACATGGTCGACGACGCCGGCCAGCTGGTTCCTCGCGCTCGTTCGCATGGTCAGGTGCCTCAGCAGATGGATGTCATGGGTGGCCTCGTCGCCAAGCGACGCGAGGTGTTCGACGAACAGGCGATGGGCTGCTTCGATGCTGCGAAACGAGGCGACGAGGCGCTCGGCGCGCGGCGTGAGGGTTGCGCCGCCCCCGCCCTTGCCGCCCGTGGCACGTAGCACGAGCGCTTCGCCAGCGAGGTTGTTCATGGCCTCGACCGCGTCCCAGGCGCCCTTGTAGCTCATGCCGACGGCCTTCGCGGCCGCGGTGATCGATCCGGTCTGGCCGATCTGGAACAGCAGGTCCACGCGGTCCTGGCCGCCCCAGCGCCGCGAACCATCCGTAAGCCAAAGGGAGCCGTCGTACTGAAGCATGCCGCGCCCGCGCCGTGGGAGACCGGACCAGTCTACCGCTCTCCCCGGCGGCCGAGCCGGGGCCGGCCAGGGTCGAAATTTACAGGCCGCTGGCCGACGGGCTCGTGTAGCCTCAAGAAATCGCTGTATACCTCGCTATATATCGCGAAGGACGTTCCGGACTGCCTGGGGAATGGGGAGACACCATGAAACGACTGATCTTCGGCGCCGTGGCGCTGCTTTGTCCCGTGTTCGGCGCGATGGCCCAGGTCGCAGATGCGCCTTCGGCGGTCGACGACAGGAAGGACGCGACGACCCTCGACAACGTGACGGTCTCCGCCCGGCAGCGCGAAGAAAACCTGCAAAAGGTCCCCATCGCGGTCTCGGTGGTCAGCGGCGAATGGCT
This window harbors:
- a CDS encoding alkene reductase — encoded protein: MTDLAPLFTPFRAGDIELANRIVMAPLTRDRAGPGMVPRPIAAEYYGQRAEAGLIVTEATQISPQGQGYLDTPGIHSAAQVAGWKNVTDAVHKRGGKIVLQLWHVGRISHTSLQEGGKAPVAPSAIRAKSRTMTAKGFEATSEPRALGADEIPLIAHAYARATELALDAGFDGVEVHAANGYLIDQFLRDRTNQRTDAWGGSITNRLRFLRLVLDKVIGVAGAGRTGIRISPTTPSNDIADSQPWPLFSAVVDELRTRQLAYVHVIEGETQGDRNVVPFDYEALRTRYAGNWMVNNGYNGGMAADAVRNGLADLVAFGRDFISNPDLVTRLRNGYPLAPSNRDTYYGGGAEGYTDYPAYGAK
- a CDS encoding SDR family oxidoreductase, with the protein product MTRLNGKTAVITGGATGIGLAAARRFIEEGAFVFIYGRRQDALDAALAELGPNARAVKGSVSDPADLDRLYAAVKAERGTLDIVFANAGAGTQLALGKITAEHIDETFDTNVKGAIFTVQKALPLMGEGGSIILTGSSAGTTGAPGMSAYSASKAAVRNLARTWAEDLKGTGIRVNVLSPGATATELAKAALGEEGQKVFASMTPLQRMADPSEIGAAAAFLASSDSSFMTASELAVDGGLAQL
- a CDS encoding nuclear transport factor 2 family protein → MSEKTNVQVVKDFFAAVGRGDKQGLLDLCAADIEWIIPGKDWPLAGTHRGHAGVAHLLKTESETMETTSPEAAEYVAEGDRVMVIGVAKGKVKATNKPFEDHWVFSMRVRDGKVTHIREYIDTQELAEAASSA
- a CDS encoding TOBE domain-containing protein, producing the protein MLQYDGSLWLTDGSRRWGGQDRVDLLFQIGQTGSITAAAKAVGMSYKGAWDAVEAMNNLAGEALVLRATGGKGGGGATLTPRAERLVASFRSIEAAHRLFVEHLASLGDEATHDIHLLRHLTMRTSARNQLAGVVDHVQQGAVNDSVAIRTTGGARLVATVTRDSTDHLGLVPGRPVVALIKASWVILGLPGQGSLSASNQLPGTVARVTPGAVNTEVTVSIEGGATLASIITRDSAEDLGLRDGMAVVAIFDAGSVIVGVTD
- a CDS encoding helix-turn-helix domain-containing protein, coding for MQAHTLHPDPLHDLGQAIRAERARLGRTQAEVARAAGVGRQKLIEVEQGRPSVAMGTYAAVMRALNLVPAVAQPMVAIDAFPQLRRLAWNRPGKRTIAEPEALALYERNWDLVDRDAMDDAERALLKLLVDRYGNGVLHV
- a CDS encoding MFS transporter; translation: MSKASPHAGSDRQPLVRGHRSLEALNFFVADVQAGIGPFLGVFLQSIGWRTGAIGTVMTIGGVAGLLVTAPAGAVIDATRHKRLAIVVSCICTVIASCVVWYAHSFSMVVLSQVATAVAGALLGPAIAGMTLGMTRARGFTHQFGRNQVANHAGNVVGASVSGYIGWKFGFGGVFLVAAVFGVLAVVSVLLIPGDAIDHRAARGLEAHDAGDEAPSGFSILLTCRPLLLLSGALALFHLGNAAMLPLYGLAVVAAHQGEPSAFTALTIVVAQLVMVVASLVAMRMIRSTGYWWIILVTFIALPVRGLLAALFINRWGVYPVQALDGIGAGLQSVAVPALVAKLMQGTGRVNVAQGAVMTMQGIGAALSPALGGVIAESIGYEGAFLILGAISSGSLGLWFANRRQLDASCGVGGCNAGDALAWRTARK
- a CDS encoding PQQ-dependent sugar dehydrogenase, which gives rise to MNKLANGFLLAALLTSVAHAQTNAGDQKSDTELPFKMTKVADFELPWRIAFLPDGRMLVTEKVGRVDLVTQDGKKTELKGVPASYYEGQNGMLGVFLSPHYATDHYVYLTYVAPGDYGGGLAMGRGKLVVDGGEPRIDDFQVLWRQLPTGKGGQAGAQIAFSPDGKYLFLTVGDRQRFTPAQDPNQPEGKILRLTLDGKPAPGNPWAGKVGARTIPLIDPAANTEAAKTAPVVSTYTFPGANLTPSETWSTGHRTPYGLAFAPDGQLWELEHGPRGGDELNLIQRGKNYGWPLVSYGVNYDGVPIPSTDTRPDLVKPVIYWVPVIAPGSLMFYTGSMFPEWKGSALISGLVSQGIIRVTVDGKGGATAVNRWSLGKRIRDIEQAPDGSVWIIEDAKSGGLFRLTPK
- a CDS encoding helix-turn-helix transcriptional regulator, which translates into the protein MTTPPEICDTGCGLNATLRVISGKWKPLILFFLRDGSKRYGELKRLVGGVSDKVLIQQLKDLEADQVLARTSYNEVPPRVDYSLTPLGRSLAEAILPLCAWGTANAAEMARIFAGRDAQS
- a CDS encoding nucleotidyl transferase AbiEii/AbiGii toxin family protein, whose product is MLDIEGVPVLTRVDSFAEKLLANADRGADRSTMSRDVIDLAMMIDAWGQVRGESVDKATAAYGTSVRKSWDRSAAMVADDAYLRRCIEAMSMDEALIPVIQANLAKAWGR